A single window of Paroedura picta isolate Pp20150507F chromosome 8, Ppicta_v3.0, whole genome shotgun sequence DNA harbors:
- the LOC143842702 gene encoding uncharacterized protein LOC143842702 has product MMRAISGTTPGPEEFLERHVTQRRRLSRYDRPTGDEKWPEHLGLPSYALEPVGETQDLQYKLDRVTNWLQDLSGRLDPEEKRRTQRLLKEVLGGGAHDTSLRRVSGGLALREHGMADTQAAADAEALARARAQLEIEAEAEARARAQREQEGEDEEREDEGGAGGDGAGGDGADGGEDAAAAAAAAAAADVAGAEAAAAAAAREAARAAARAAEAARAAERARAAAGRGRGIGRGARPPVPAPAPADWGPGRLPAHLRGVEMRSTYKFKAKFSGDPSDFPTFLVHLQAYMMEMGFTFQDDAEKVRFVGQALEGKAAKWFVDLYRYHPQAIRDYNHFMRALRQMYVEPFERETAEKKLRAHRQGKLSVVEYAREFKELASSVPDWTEPQRVLSFVGGLNPTLADKCLLLEDPLTVEGWVQLAGEMENRLERASMVQVLAGKTVAKTSTPAKAKPRAKLEPSERTRRMEKGLCLGCGQAGHFLAHCPTKAAATPKAVSSAPPKAQPAKKTTPKKSAKSLLVPVATVPAVDDSEEGSGLEDEDQAEEQSGNEDGLL; this is encoded by the coding sequence atgatgcgggcaatctcggggacaaccccggggcccgaggaatttttggaacgacacgtcacccaacgcaggcgattgtctagatacgaccgccctactggggatgagaagtggccggagcacctgggactgcctagctacgcgctggagcctgtgggtgagacacaggacttgcagtacaagctggacagggtgactaactggctgcaggatctttcgggtcggttggatccggaggagaagcgccgaacgcaacgcctgctgaaggaggtgctcggtggtggtgcgcacgataccagcctgcgaagagtgagtggtgggctcgcactgcgggaacacggcatggcggacacgcaagcggcagcggatgctgaggcgttggccagggccagggcgcagctggaaatcgaggcggaggcagaggctcgagcgagagcgcagcgaGAGcaagaaggcgaggacgaggagcgagaagacgaaggcggcgcgggcggcgatggggccggaggggacggcgcggacggaggcgaggatgcagcggcggcggcagcagcagcggcggcggcggacgttgcgggagccgaggcggcggcggcagcagcggcgcgcgaagcggcgcgagcggcagcgcgagcagcagaggcggcacgggcagcggaacgagcaagagcggcggcggggagaggacgaggcattggccgtggtgcaagacccccagtaccggccccggcaccggcggattggggcccggggcgcctaccggcccacctccggggtgtggagatgcggagcacctataaattcaaggctaagttttccggagacccctccgattttcctacgttcctggtgcacctccaggcctacatgatggaaatggggttcactttccaggacgacgctgagaaagtgcgtttcgtgggtcaagccctagaaggcaaagcagccaagtggttcgtggacttgtaccgctatcacccccaagccatccgtgactacaaccattttatgagagccctgcgccagatgtacgtggaaccgttcgaacgagagaccgcggagaaaaaactcagggctcaccggcaagggaagttgtcagtggtcgagtacgccagggagtttaaggagctggcttcctcggtgccggactggacggaaccccaacgcgtgctgtcgtttgtggggggcctcaatcctactctggcagacaaatgcctcctcctggaagacccgcttacagtcgaagggtgggtccaattggctggggagatggaaaatcgattggagcgagcttcgatggtgcaggtcctggcaggcaaaaccgtggcgaaaacttccaccccggcgaaagccaagccccgagccaagttggagccgtctgagcgcacccggcgcatggaaaaggggctgtgcttgggttgcggccaagcggggcactttctcgcacactgcccgacaaaaGCAGCAGCGACTCCGaaggccgtgagcagcgccccaccgaaagcccagcctgccaagaaaaccactccaaagaaaagtgccaagtctctcctggtgccagtggctaccgtgccagcagtggacgactcggaggagggaagcgggctggaggacgaggatcaagccgaggagcagtcgggaaacgaggacggtctgctgtaa